Proteins found in one Phocoena sinus isolate mPhoSin1 chromosome 19, mPhoSin1.pri, whole genome shotgun sequence genomic segment:
- the LOC116744696 gene encoding thymosin beta-10-like: MAEKPDMGEIASFYKAKLKKTETEENTLPTKETIEQESK, from the coding sequence ATGGCAGAGAAGCCAGACATGGGGGAAATCGCCAGCTTCTATAAGGCCAAGCTGAAGAAGACGGAGACGGAGGAGAACACCCTGCCGACCAAAGAGACCATCGAGCAGGAGAGCAAGTGA